The Ahaetulla prasina isolate Xishuangbanna chromosome 13, ASM2864084v1, whole genome shotgun sequence genomic interval GTGCCCCTTGTTTTCCAGAAAACAATCTTCCTAAAGTTTTGGCTAATGGCTGCTGAGCTGCAGTCGGCAAATCAGAATCACAGGTGTGCAGGGAGCAGCTGGCTGGGCAAAGCAGCTTCTGAAcatgcctctccccccccctttttttttttttttcctgcaggcaCTTTGAAGCGAAggagaccccctccaacaactcAGGCCCCTCCACGCCAGAGGCCCCGAGAGAGCTACCAGATGGGCCACATGAGACGCTAAGGGCTGCTTTTTGCCTTGGTTCTTCCTAGTGCCTACAGTGGGAAAATTTCACTCCAAAGAAAACCTGTATTAAGTCATTGTCCCTGGTTAATGGAGGAGGTTCTCAGACCCTGAGACCCCCTTTCCCTGCCCCAAAGCGAAGTGGCTGGCCGTGAAGCAGATCTTTAGCAGTCTTAAGCAAGGCATTCTCTCCTCCTCAGCTCTTCATGGATGCCTTTCCTTCACTTGTAGGCAAAGGTAGCTCTGACGGAACCTCTTTGCAGGAATTAAAGCATCTCTTTCGGCTGTCCGGGCTAGGAAGCGAGACGTTACTTTGCCAATGTATATAAGTGGTTATATGCAgacattgtatttctaatgtacacCTGTACTTCTGTGTGCAATTGTAAAACAATATAATTGCAATATGGATGTTCCTTTATATTATAAACCTTTTATGCTCTTAATGAAGAAATTACTGTTTAATTGACATACTCAGGATAACAGAAGGTTGACGGTGTATAAAGGTCCAGGATTCTGTAATGCTTTACACAAGAATTGTGAATCACGTCAAGTCCGTGCAATTTTTATGCATCTCTGTTTCAGTCAGAATTACCACTGAGACGCTGTCTGGGTGCTGCGTTCAGGTCCTCTCCCTGCCCAGCTCTGCTGAAAGGATTCCAAGCTGCTCTAGGGAGGCTGCTATGGGAAGAGCTTGTCCAGGGTTTAGCTCACCTGCCTGGGATGGCGCTGAACGGTTCAGTCGAATGCCTGACTTCTTGAGAGGGCCGCAGAaggattcaaaaagaaaaaagaaatctttgcCTATTCTGTCATAATTTGGTAATCAGGTCACCTTGATAAGTGGTAATAAGGATCCCAATTCTGAAAATTTGGGAGAAAGTAAGGCTGTGTTTTGTTGTTTCGTTTTAACAAGTATTGGGGTAATCTTTCAGCATGAAACTGTTTTAAAAGATAACCACTAAAACAGAAGCCACTACTGCGGGAGTTGCTGTGGTTGTGTAACTATTGTAGGCTGGGGAATGTGAAAGGCACTAAAGAGGATCTCAAACAGCACAATGGCCCAAAGTTTTTACTGCAAGTGTATATaattggcattttttttaaagagagaaaaagcaaTGTCACAATATGCTTAACTGCTATGCAGGAAATGGAAGAGGGCATTATTCAAGCTTGACTTCGCTGCTTCTGTTTTTCCAAAAGCACCAAGCTGATTGGGAACCAAATGGctgcaaaatatttctggctttgctTAGAAACCCAGTTGTATTTTCGGGGGTGGGGTGCGGGGTGCTAGCCAAGCTGtggattttgttttggtttttcaaGAGTATGAGATTTAGACATTTTGGTCTCATCGTGTGACTCGCAAGCCAGCAAGGCAGAaaacttcaaaaaaatataatggGAATCTCTTCCTTGTAAAACTTGTACAGTATGTGGTGACTTTTTTCAGAATACAGGTTTTTTGTACATGGTTTAGAGACAAATTTTGTACATGAATCCCCCAGACTAATAGATTATAAATAATTCTGAAGGATCTTAACTAGCTAGAAGTCTCTGTAGTtgcttttaaatcattttaaactACATTTtgggatttttcttcttcttcagactGTGCAAAGACTGGAAGCTTAGGTTTGCATTTCTGAAATGGTGGCTTTTATTCTACAAGAGGTCTTAGTAACTTCTTGAGTATGGTAGATCTTGGACCATGTAAATTCTTTGCTTGTGATGTTATCCTGTGGCAGGCAGGGGGTGTTTGGCAGAGAGCCAGCCGGCTGCCCTGTTTTTACTGGGGGCCGAAGTTTCATGTTTTCTGCAAAGAAAAAATGCACTGAACTCTCCGAATGCAAGTCAAGATGTGGTAAAATAAAACTATCAAGGCAAATTGCGATCTAATACTACTGTCAGTTTAATGTCCACTGTGTTTTATACAGTATTTTTTGTTCACTTTGGAAATTTTTACTAAAAAGTTGCAAAAAAATATGAAGTATTGTGCAAACAGATGTAAgggtttttgaaacttgaaatgcATTAATAAATAGACCTGATGAAATCACTCCAGAAGTTGCCCTCTTTCTGTGAGTCTGAAGCGAACCCGTCTACAGGCCACGGCAAAAGTCCATGCAGCTCCGGCCCCGATTCAGCTGCCGCCTTGCGCTGGCGACGTGGGCTGATGGCTTCCGCCTCTCCAGGGAGGACCCAGGATGGCCAGCTGTTATGCCCAGCTTGGAAAGGGCATTTCCCAGAAGGGGCCAAGGAGCTTCCCTTCCACCACCGAGACTCTGGAGAAGAGCCAGGTGACACGCCAGATTCTGGGAGGCCTTAGGAAGGGAGGGAATGTGGCTTCCCTGGCCTATCAGCCACAACTCAGGAGTGCTGATGGAGCCCTTTGCCTACTGTGCTCCCTGCTCCCTGCGAGGGATTCTTGTGGCTCAACAAATGCTCCCCCTTCGGAATTGAAGGGAGGTGGGAAGTCAGTTCTTAGTTTGCTCTGATTGGGGGGTGGGTTATGGGTGTGCCAAAAAAAGGCAGCTACAACCACGCAAATGGCACCCCATTCATTTTTTGCAAGCATTGCCACACTCCCTAAAATAAATAGTGCTTCAATCAGGTGGCCACATTAGCATTTGAGGGGGCTATACTTTTgtgggtccccccccccacattcttCTGAGCCTCAGTGCAACTTTAGGGGAAAGACAGCTGTTAACTgtctgcctctgtggctcagactggtaagacagtaagacagtctgttattaacagcagctgcttgcaattactgcaggttcaagccccaccaggcccaaggttgactcagccttccatcctttataaggtaggtaaaatgaggacccagattgttggggggcaataagttgactttgtatataatatacaaatggatgaagactattgcttaacacaatgtaagtcgccctgagtcttcggagaagggcgggatataaatgcaaatttaaaaaaaagtgatagcTGGCTTGGCAAGGCAGCTCCTATTGCTGGATTCTATTGAAAATGGAGCACCCAATTAGAAGATGAAGCCTTTTGCTTCACCTTTCTGAAAATATTAATTTGCACAGCTACTCTATTCTTTGCACTCCTGCAACTAGATTGCTATATTATTATCCTGGGATTCTGGACAGCAGTCAGCAAGAGATGCAAATtgcaaaatatttaatataagtTTGTGCCATATGACAGAGATGGGATGCAGCTCCGCCTCCTTTTCCCCAAGCTTGTGGCACAATCCTTACCAGCAAGGTCAGCCTAAACTCTGAAAGTACTCGTTGCTAGCCTTCCGCTggccctcttcccttctctctatTTCCTACCCTTTGAGGTGTTTGACTGGGATTAATCTTCAGAGCTTCAATCCAGATGGACAGTGGGGCCTCCACTGAATGCTTTTCCAAACAGAGCTGGCTTTCTCCCCAGGGCAACCTTAGGCAACATGAAGCGGTCTCTTCTTCCAAATTGCTGCTTTTTCAACCCTAATTTTTAATGAAGTAATTGTATTTGATTTTACTTTGCAAATGTGTTTGTGCATCAGAGTGAGCCGTTCAAATGTTTTTGGAGTCCAGCTCTTATCTGCCAAAGCCAGCATGGCCAAAACCCTCCCCGCCCCCTCCTCCCAGCCAGACCAGTAACAGTAATGCCAGAAAGCCTAACTTCTTAAAGAGCATAACCTccctttcaaggaaaaaaaatactttttagtcCAAAGAcgtggatttgtcattgtctttcTGCACAAGGCAGATTTAGTTTCAGTTTTTTATTcactttttatttgtttactcAATCTAGTCTTGAATGTATACAATTTACAGTACATCCTGATCCATCACTTTTTTTAGGTTCCATGTTGGTGTGCTTGTACAAAAAGAAGtgttccttttttctcttctttttctaatGAAAAGATAAAGCTGAGGCGCCTCCCCTCTGGACCAGCTTTTTCAAACGTTTGCTTATCATCCATACTCTCATTTCAGCTTTTGGGAACTGACTTCACATCTCACAAACATTTTCTCATGACCTGGATAGAGGTGCAAATTATCCACAAGCTGAGAACAGAACATCAttctgaaaagaaggaaaatagaaaaattaaTGACTAAACCAAGAGTGAGTTTCTTCTGCAGGGCCAGGGGCAGTCCGAGAGTTATGAAATGAAGGTGATGGTGATTCTGAGCCACTTTTCCACGCTGCTGCTGGCCCTGGCTGTGGGAAGCAAGCCCTTGTTGCACAGGTCTGGGCAAACTTACTTCTGCTGAGTTTCTCCTGCCTTGACTCGAATGGATGTCACAATGAGTCCTGGCCGACGGTCCCCCTTTCTCCAAGGGATGATGGTTTGAACAGTGTCCCAAATGTTTTCCCAGATGGCCGTTCCTTCCCATTTCAGTTTGATCATCATCAGCTCTCCAATATCAATATCCAGAGGGACAAGGAAAGTATAGGTTTTATTCTGAGTGATGCCTTCCGTTctaagggagagaagaagaaaccCCATGAGACCCATTGCCTAGGACTTCATGACACAGAGGGGTCCGTTCCTTTGTTTGtgttctgctcttccaccaagttGTCTCTGACATGGGCCAGTTCAGCAGCAGCACTGACAAATTTCCCAATTTAAAACGATGGTATGTTCAACAATTACAGGTATACATTACTAAGAGGATCGATGTATCTATGGTTTATTGACTTAAAGTAGAACGATGCAAAAAGACTCAGTGGATGGAGAATAGTGCAAAAGAGGTTGAAGCAGAAATGGTGTCCAGGTGTGGACATCTGGCTCCAGGATCCCTGCATCCCTGGGGGAAATGAGAAGCTCTAAAGGTGCTGCTACCTGTGCATGTGCCATTTTGTCTCCACATGAAGGGGCACTTTGAGGAAATTGGCCTCGGTGAGAAACATGCCAAGGAACCACATGATGCGAAGCATGGCTTTTGTGCCAAGGCCTACGACACCAGCCACATTGGGCAAAGTGTGGAACTCACAAAGTGATGGAGAGATTTTCCACGTCATCTTTGTTGCCAGTCAGCGAGATAGTGAACGTTGGATCAATTCGTGGTTCTTGGAATTCGTGGATGAAATGGATTTTAAACTGATAGTGATAAactgtggagaggagaggagagcaagctGAGTTTTCACTTTCATAGAGACATAACATATATATAGCAGTTCACCCTTTATTTCTCTCTGCTCTAAAGAAAGTTCAGGCCCTCCGATCAACATCTACACCCTGAGCCTCACTGCAGGCAGGCCTTTCCTTCAGGAGCCCTTTCGGCTGAGTTTCCCCAACTCTTGGGGTCTGTTTCCTGGCCAGAAATCACAGGACTGCAGCACCCACACATCTGGGGGATGCCCGAGTGGGGCTTCTGAAGAGGCTACCTGCTTCACCTCCTCTGAATTTAGCCAGATCCAGATCTGGCAGGAGACCCTCCTGAGCCAGGGCTGCCTCTGTCCACATCAGTCGCTTGTGCAGGAGACAATCTTGCACGAAGGCTGACCTGAACACCCACTCACGGCCTTCGCAGAAGGGTACTTTAGGATTGGGGGAGGGGCATTTTGGTGTTAGTTTTTCATTCTTGCTTCAGCTCCTCACATGGTCTTTGCAAAGGTCTTTTGAGAAAGGAATTGCAGGTCACTTGATGGAGCCTAATATAATAGCTGCTTTGTCCTTCACGTTAGCTTTTGTGAAAGGCAGTTCTTGTTCTGGAGAGCTTCAGGCATCTTTTCTTCTGTCCGCAGCACAGCCAGGCCTAGCAAGGGAGGCACGTGGGGCAGGCTGGACCTCAGGAAAGTAAAGCCCTCCTCAAATTGGTGCCCAAGTCCAACTCTTGCGTGGACAACTGGCCACTGCCCCGCTGGGAATCTGGGCATCCCTCCAGGTAGTTTGTGGTCATTTGTTCTAGGCAATCTTCCCAAAACATTTTGAACAGCCAGGTATGCACGTCTGTTTAGGAAGGGGCACAAACATCGGGTCAGGGGCTTCCCTGCCTTTCCTGGGGTTTTAAGGGCTGTAGACATGAGCTTCTGGCATCCCCTACTTGCAGGATCTCGCCCGAGGGCTGGTCATCTCATTTGTGGTCAGCCTGTTTTCCTCTCTGAACTGGGGCCATTTGGAATCTCCACAGCTGCTACTGTCTGAGGACATCTCACACAGAATCTGGCCCGTCCACAAGACCCCCCTGGGGCTGGTCCACCGTTGCCCACTCCCCCACCAACCTTTGAAGGGCATTTGAGGTTGGGTCTTCAGGAAGAGCTTCTGGCTGCCAGGGACCCTGGCCTTCTGAATGTGGTAGCCCAGGGTGTTGCACCGGTGGGCCCGGCAATCAAGGCAGCGTCCCTTGTCAAACATCTGCATGTTCTTGCACCAATAGCCTGTGATCTGCTTCTGGCTGTACCGCAGGGAGTCAATAAATAGATGGACCGACCTCTCATGGGCACACTTCACTGTCTGGGTCAGccctgcagggaaacagaagggtGGTATTGAGCAAGTCAGAGGCTTCTCGTCCCGCCAGCTGCAGAATTTCCCACTCCTCTCCAGCTGCTACTGCCAGAGTCCCTCCACCCTCTTTGGTCTCCTTTTGAATCATTCAGTGGGCGGACTGGGAGGGGTCATCTACTGATCAAGAGGTCAATGTTTGTTAAGAACAGGTTGGTATCCTGAATCGGCAGGAAGCTCAGCATTACCAGAAACCCAGGAACCCAGGTCCTTTGGCATGCCAGGGAGTACCCTGCCTGTGAACCAAGGGCCTCCTCTGCTTGGAGACCCCCATTTGGCCATCTTGGTGCAGAGATGATCTCTCCTGACTTAAAGGCTGTCACAACATGGAAGGTTAGGACCCTCCATCCCAAAACCCTTCCTCCCTTGTAGGTTCTACAGGGAACTGGCCATGGACACCCGTGGTGCTTCCTCCCAGAACTCCTGCCAAGGCAGAGCAGGCAGAATGCCAAGTCAGTGAGGGAGAGAGAAGTGAGAAAGATGCCCAGTAGTTAAAGCTCAGAGCGCCTCATTCAGTCTCTGGCTTGCCCTGGCCCACTCAGCAGCCTGCTTTTTGCTCCAAGTTCTGTCTTGGGGCTCCTGCCAGCCCTGAGGGACTCGGCTGGAAGGCTCCCCATCCCCGGGGCCTCCTTTTGTGGCCTCTCCTACCTGTAATTCCATACTGCACAATGTGGTTGTAGACGTGCATGATGTGGCAGCCAGGTTGGAAAGTTCCCCCGTTGGGGTAGAAGTCGAAGTGCGCCACAGGCTGCTTGATGCCGACACTGAGGCCCATGTGCTGCTGGGTGAAGGTATGGATGGCGTCCACAAAATCAGCGTCGTCTGGTGAGAGCCGGTCTGTGGGGGACATGCCTTCAAAGAGGGGGCCTGCAGGGTCCAGGCCTGCAAGGGAGACACGGTGAGGCTTGCGAGAAATATGGCCCAGGAACGATTCTCAGCTCTTGGCCAAAGAACCCACCTCCAGGTTTTGGAAAAGGAGGGCAGCCAGAGCTGTAGAGGAGCGGAGGCCGTCTCTTCCCTTGAGCAAGGTAAAgaaatgttgtgactccagcccctgaacctggccccgtgcccggaagtgacttgaagccaggcctgctgccagaaagtgacttggacagtgagggggaagggccgtcaggacttaccttgggagcaccggcttccctggctcagctccaggagccagaagcaggccaggtggaagaaataatgaggcctaggaagtgctgagtcatggagccacaccccacaggatataaaaggcagcgagagctggtgtgtctctttgtaacaggcaaatccactgattgactagagctgaagtttgtgactcaccagcgtcgtggaaaataacgagggctcttggcagacgctggctcttttgccgccagagctaatagtgccagctaattaagccatcattcggacggaggcggaggaggacagaacaagaaaATGATTCCCCTTAAATGTGGGAAGGGGCTGAGCTGCCCCCCAAGTCACTGCTGACCCAGCTGACCTGTGAGCCGGTCAGTAGAGCCTTCAGGGAGAAATGCTCCTTCCCATCCAGCTTCAGGAACGTTCTCCAGATGTGGCTCTATCAGAAGCCAAGGAGCAGGCCTTTGCCTCAGCTGCCTTTCTTTCTCAGGGTCCAACAGTAATTGCCAGTCCTGCCCACCCAAATGGAGTTGCTAAATGGACAGGTTTACCCTGAGGTGAAGTCAAACCAGGCTGATGGACTCACCGGTAATCCTGCCAATCTTCCCGTTGCCTCTCATGGAGCTGCCAGCAAAACCAGCTACATGGGCCCCCAGGCTGTACCCCACCAGGTGAGCCTTGCTCCGGTGAAACTGCGCGGTTTCCTGGAAAAGAGCCGGGAACGGATGGAGGACCAAGGCAAAGCAGTGAGCAGTTCCACAGTCCCCTGAGCCAGCCCAGAGCATCCGGCCACCTGGGAGACCTGAGCTGGTCCATCGGAGCCACTGTGGTTGTGACCACATGGCCCACTGGGCAAATGGGGGCTCGACTCTGAAGGCTGCAATTGGCTCCCCTTCAGGGGTATCCTCAGCTAGAGAGACGCCCTCTTGAGCAAGCCGCCTGAGCGTTTCTCCTCTCACTGCTTACCTCCAGCCATTCCAGGAAGCGAGCAATCTCTTGGCCGACATCTCGCGTATTCTGCACTGCAATGGGGTAATGTGCATGTGCTAGAGAGAGCCAGTCGGTGATGATAACGTTGGTGTCAGGCAGTTGGGTTTTGAGCTCTTCGGCCAGTTTCCAAATCCAGCC includes:
- the LIPC gene encoding hepatic triacylglycerol lipase isoform X2, with amino-acid sequence MRRRQALPLLLLLCALLAEVKPEGRRKKGSHRQLLPTRRGSLHFEATFLLYSNRAEQGCLIKPSQEEALKQCPFNASLPLVMIIHGWSVDRRLEGWIWKLAEELKTQLPDTNVIITDWLSLAHAHYPIAVQNTRDVGQEIARFLEWLEETAQFHRSKAHLVGYSLGAHVAGFAGSSMRGNGKIGRITDRLSPDDADFVDAIHTFTQQHMGLSVGIKQPVAHFDFYPNGGTFQPGCHIMHVYNHIVQYGITGLTQTVKCAHERSVHLFIDSLRYSQKQITGYWCKNMQMFDKGRCLDCRAHRCNTLGYHIQKARVPGSQKLFLKTQPQMPFKVYHYQFKIHFIHEFQEPRIDPTFTISLTGNKDDVENLSITLTEGITQNKTYTFLVPLDIDIGELMMIKLKWEGTAIWENIWDTVQTIIPWRKGDRRPGLIVTSIRVKAGETQQKMMFCSQLVDNLHLYPGHEKMFVRCEVSSQKLK
- the LIPC gene encoding hepatic triacylglycerol lipase isoform X1, yielding MRRRQALPLLLLLCALLAEVKPEGRRKKGSHRQLLPTRRGSLHFEATFLLYSNRAEQGCLIKPSQEEALKQCPFNASLPLVMIIHGWSVDRRLEGWIWKLAEELKTQLPDTNVIITDWLSLAHAHYPIAVQNTRDVGQEIARFLEWLEETAQFHRSKAHLVGYSLGAHVAGFAGSSMRGNGKIGRITGLDPAGPLFEGMSPTDRLSPDDADFVDAIHTFTQQHMGLSVGIKQPVAHFDFYPNGGTFQPGCHIMHVYNHIVQYGITGLTQTVKCAHERSVHLFIDSLRYSQKQITGYWCKNMQMFDKGRCLDCRAHRCNTLGYHIQKARVPGSQKLFLKTQPQMPFKVYHYQFKIHFIHEFQEPRIDPTFTISLTGNKDDVENLSITLTEGITQNKTYTFLVPLDIDIGELMMIKLKWEGTAIWENIWDTVQTIIPWRKGDRRPGLIVTSIRVKAGETQQKMMFCSQLVDNLHLYPGHEKMFVRCEVSSQKLK
- the LIPC gene encoding hepatic triacylglycerol lipase isoform X3, with amino-acid sequence MIIHGWSVDRRLEGWIWKLAEELKTQLPDTNVIITDWLSLAHAHYPIAVQNTRDVGQEIARFLEWLEETAQFHRSKAHLVGYSLGAHVAGFAGSSMRGNGKIGRITGLDPAGPLFEGMSPTDRLSPDDADFVDAIHTFTQQHMGLSVGIKQPVAHFDFYPNGGTFQPGCHIMHVYNHIVQYGITGLTQTVKCAHERSVHLFIDSLRYSQKQITGYWCKNMQMFDKGRCLDCRAHRCNTLGYHIQKARVPGSQKLFLKTQPQMPFKVYHYQFKIHFIHEFQEPRIDPTFTISLTGNKDDVENLSITLTEGITQNKTYTFLVPLDIDIGELMMIKLKWEGTAIWENIWDTVQTIIPWRKGDRRPGLIVTSIRVKAGETQQKMMFCSQLVDNLHLYPGHEKMFVRCEVSSQKLK